The Treponema medium genome has a window encoding:
- a CDS encoding HAD hydrolase-like protein: protein MDFQRKKDFLVCIDSDGCAMDTMNLKHYRAFGPELVKIFNLQDHAEPILHYWNKVNLFSKKRAINRFKGFFEVCRYIDKHFVPVDGLEAYEHFLNSGGQLSNEGIRQAYQTIGHPIFALAEQWSINVNKTIASIPLEDRIPFPYVYESIETIYAVADIAVVSSANNAAVTAEWEQAGLTKFVNGIFTQENGSKKQVLASLKQTGGYKDGCILKIGDAPGDLQAAQSNIVFFYPIIPEKEAESWLQLKNTYLHLFINEQYADCEQQLIDRFYSELED from the coding sequence ATGGATTTTCAACGGAAAAAAGACTTTTTAGTCTGTATCGACAGCGACGGCTGTGCTATGGATACAATGAACCTCAAGCACTACCGTGCTTTCGGGCCGGAGCTGGTAAAAATATTTAATTTGCAGGATCATGCGGAACCGATTCTGCACTATTGGAATAAGGTAAACCTGTTCAGCAAAAAGCGGGCAATAAATCGCTTCAAGGGCTTTTTTGAGGTATGTCGGTATATCGATAAGCATTTTGTTCCCGTTGACGGATTGGAAGCGTATGAACACTTTCTCAATTCGGGCGGACAGTTGTCAAACGAAGGCATCAGGCAGGCATATCAAACTATCGGTCATCCTATTTTTGCACTCGCAGAACAATGGTCGATTAATGTAAATAAGACTATTGCTTCAATACCGCTGGAAGATCGAATTCCATTCCCCTATGTTTACGAAAGTATCGAAACCATTTATGCCGTTGCCGATATAGCTGTTGTCAGTTCTGCCAATAATGCGGCGGTTACTGCCGAATGGGAGCAAGCCGGTTTAACAAAATTTGTGAACGGTATTTTTACGCAAGAAAACGGCAGTAAAAAGCAAGTGCTTGCCTCATTGAAACAGACCGGCGGATATAAAGACGGATGTATATTAAAAATCGGTGATGCTCCCGGAGATTTACAGGCAGCGCAAAGTAATATCGTGTTCTTTTATCCGATTATTCCTGAAAAAGAAGCAGAGAGTTGGCTTCAGTTAAAAAACACCTACTTGCACCTCTTTATCAATGAACAATATGCCGACTGTG